A region from the Variovorax paradoxus genome encodes:
- the urtA gene encoding urea ABC transporter substrate-binding protein, producing MQRRFTLKALTAAVALASISAAPAFAADTIKVGVLHSLSGTMAISETVLKDTVLMAIDDINKKGGVLGKQLEPVVVDPASNWPLFAEKTKQLLGQDKVSVIFGCWTSVSRKSVLPVVEEMNGLLFYPVQYEGEELSKNVFYTGAAPNQQAIPAVDYLMSKEGGGAKRWVLLGTDYVYPRTTNKILRAYLKSKGVKDTDIDEKYTPFGHSDYQTIVADIKKFSAGGKTAVVSTINGDSNVPFYKELGNAGLKAKDVPVVAFSVGEEELRGVDTKPLVGHLAAWNYFMSIKNPTNTAFIKQWSDYAKAKNIAGHKDKPLTNDPMEATWIGIHMWKQAVEKAKSTDTDKVIAAMAGQTFTAPSGIVSKMDEKNHHLHKSVFIGEIKADGQFGVVWKTPGPVKAKPWSPYIEGNDKKPDQPAGKSL from the coding sequence ATGCAACGTCGTTTCACCCTCAAGGCGCTCACCGCCGCTGTCGCCCTGGCCAGCATCTCCGCTGCGCCGGCCTTTGCCGCCGACACCATCAAGGTCGGCGTGCTGCACTCGCTGTCGGGCACGATGGCCATCTCGGAAACCGTGTTGAAAGACACGGTGCTGATGGCCATCGACGACATCAACAAGAAGGGCGGCGTGCTGGGCAAGCAGCTCGAGCCCGTGGTGGTCGACCCGGCTTCCAACTGGCCGCTGTTCGCTGAAAAAACCAAGCAGCTGCTCGGCCAGGACAAGGTGTCGGTGATCTTCGGCTGCTGGACCTCGGTGTCGCGCAAGTCGGTGCTGCCGGTGGTCGAGGAAATGAACGGCCTGCTGTTCTATCCGGTGCAGTACGAAGGCGAAGAACTCAGCAAGAACGTGTTTTACACGGGCGCTGCGCCCAACCAGCAAGCCATTCCAGCGGTCGACTACCTGATGAGCAAGGAAGGCGGCGGTGCCAAGCGCTGGGTGCTGCTGGGCACCGACTACGTGTACCCCCGCACCACCAACAAGATCCTGCGCGCCTACCTCAAGAGCAAGGGCGTGAAGGACACCGACATCGACGAGAAGTACACCCCCTTCGGCCACAGCGACTACCAGACCATCGTCGCCGACATCAAGAAGTTCTCGGCCGGCGGCAAGACCGCAGTGGTGTCGACCATCAACGGCGACTCCAACGTGCCGTTCTACAAGGAACTCGGCAACGCCGGCCTCAAGGCCAAGGACGTGCCGGTGGTGGCCTTCTCGGTGGGCGAGGAAGAACTGCGCGGCGTGGACACCAAGCCGCTGGTCGGCCACCTCGCTGCATGGAACTACTTCATGTCGATCAAGAACCCGACCAACACGGCGTTCATCAAGCAGTGGAGCGACTACGCCAAGGCCAAGAACATCGCCGGCCACAAGGACAAGCCGCTCACCAACGATCCGATGGAAGCCACCTGGATCGGCATCCACATGTGGAAGCAGGCGGTCGAGAAGGCCAAGAGCACCGACACCGACAAGGTGATCGCAGCGATGGCCGGCCAGACCTTCACGGCTCCCTCGGGCATCGTCTCGAAGATGGACGAGAAGAACCATCACCTGCACAAGAGCGTGTTCATCGGCGAGATCAAGGCCGACGGCCAGTTCGGCGTGGTGTGGAAGACGCCGGGCCCGGTGAAGGCCAAGCCTTGGAGTCCGTACATCGAAGGCAACGACAAGAAGCCGGATCAGCCGGCTGGCAAGTCGCTGTAA
- the urtB gene encoding urea ABC transporter permease subunit UrtB yields the protein MLFMATAVHALTADEARAIASGESESRITALNQAVLTADEKTAAFIQAMSEDAVKYTEDKVFVMKNDKGYDPVTGAELKVPDTAEDVVNNNLMRGALDAAQAALKLTSKDDAVRAEAAQALFKEPDESRVPMVEKALAAETNPGIKAQLQLVRAASMLTSADKAKRLAAAKELGANSSPDTKLLLNQRLADETEADVKAAIVASIASIDGSLVWGDRINAVFSGISLGSVLLLAALGLAITYGLMGVINMAHGELMMIGAYATYVMQGIFQRYMPEAAFGWYLVAAIPVAFLSSALVGAVLERGVIRFLYGRPLETLLATWGISLMLQQLVRSLFGAQNVGVENPGWMSGGFTMLSNVTLPWNRICIVIFAVLVLLAMGWLIGRTRLGLFVRGVTQNRPIASCMGVNTARVDTYAFALGSGIAGLAGCALSQIGNVGPDLGQSYIVDSFMVVVMGGVGQLAGTVYAAMGLGILNKFIEGWAGAVLAKIAVLVFIIIFIQKRPQGIFAMKGRSAEA from the coding sequence ATGCTGTTCATGGCAACGGCCGTCCACGCGCTGACCGCCGACGAAGCCCGCGCCATCGCCTCCGGCGAATCCGAATCCCGCATCACCGCGCTCAACCAGGCCGTGCTCACGGCCGACGAGAAGACCGCCGCCTTCATCCAGGCCATGTCCGAAGACGCGGTCAAGTACACCGAAGACAAGGTCTTCGTGATGAAGAATGACAAGGGCTACGACCCCGTGACCGGCGCCGAGCTGAAGGTGCCCGACACGGCCGAGGACGTGGTCAACAACAACCTCATGCGCGGCGCGCTCGATGCCGCGCAGGCCGCGCTCAAGCTCACGAGCAAGGACGACGCGGTGCGCGCCGAAGCCGCGCAGGCGCTCTTCAAGGAGCCCGACGAATCGCGCGTTCCAATGGTCGAGAAGGCGCTGGCCGCCGAGACCAACCCGGGCATCAAGGCGCAGCTCCAGCTGGTGCGCGCCGCCAGCATGCTCACCAGCGCCGACAAGGCCAAGCGCCTTGCCGCCGCCAAGGAGCTTGGCGCCAACAGCAGCCCCGACACCAAGCTGCTGCTCAACCAGCGCCTGGCCGACGAGACCGAGGCCGACGTCAAGGCGGCCATCGTCGCCTCCATTGCCAGCATCGACGGCTCGCTGGTGTGGGGCGACCGCATCAACGCGGTGTTCAGCGGCATCAGCCTGGGCTCGGTGCTGCTGCTGGCCGCGTTGGGCCTGGCCATCACCTACGGGCTGATGGGCGTCATCAACATGGCGCACGGCGAGCTGATGATGATCGGCGCCTACGCCACCTACGTGATGCAGGGCATCTTCCAGCGCTACATGCCCGAGGCGGCGTTCGGCTGGTACCTGGTGGCGGCGATTCCGGTGGCGTTTTTGAGTTCCGCGCTGGTGGGCGCGGTGCTCGAGCGCGGCGTGATCCGCTTCCTCTACGGCCGGCCGCTCGAAACGCTGCTGGCCACCTGGGGCATCAGCCTGATGCTGCAGCAGCTCGTGCGCTCGCTGTTCGGCGCGCAGAACGTCGGCGTGGAAAACCCCGGCTGGATGAGCGGCGGCTTCACCATGCTGAGCAACGTCACGCTGCCGTGGAACCGCATCTGCATCGTCATCTTCGCGGTGCTCGTGCTGCTCGCGATGGGCTGGCTGATCGGCCGCACGCGCCTTGGCCTGTTCGTGCGCGGCGTCACGCAGAACCGCCCGATTGCTTCGTGCATGGGCGTGAACACGGCGCGCGTCGACACCTACGCCTTCGCGCTCGGCTCCGGCATCGCGGGCCTCGCGGGCTGCGCGCTGAGCCAGATCGGCAACGTGGGCCCCGACCTCGGCCAGAGCTACATCGTCGACAGCTTCATGGTGGTGGTGATGGGCGGCGTGGGCCAGCTCGCGGGCACCGTGTATGCGGCCATGGGGCTGGGCATTCTCAACAAGTTCATCGAAGGCTGGGCGGGCGCGGTGCTCGCGAAGATCGCGGTGCTGGTTTTCATCATCATCTTCATCCAGAAGCGGCCTCAGGGCATCTTTGCCATGAAGGGCCGGAGCGCAGAGGCATGA
- the urtC gene encoding urea ABC transporter permease subunit UrtC yields the protein MSKVVLPTKGPLLSGKGWTAFFVALIVVCAVAPVLNIVVPAGSPLHMSDYAVALVGKIMCYAICALAMDLIWGYTGILSLGHGLFFALGGYMMGMYLMRQIGRDGNYKSDLPDFMVFLDWKTLPWHWTFSDSFIATLVLIVAVPGLIAFVFGFFAFRSRIKGVYFSIITQAMTFAAMLLFFRNETGFGGNNGFTDFKRILGIPIATQEMRMTLFALTGLTLLGFFLFARWLIGSKFGRVLQAIRDAETRVMFSGYNPLPYKLTIWVISAVMCGVAGALYVPQVGIINPGEMSAANSIEIAIWAAVGGRATLIGPIIGAFIVNGAKSWLTVAYPEYWLYFLGALFIAVTLFLPNGIVGLVRKWLSREKAPAGVSAGRAEAQRAMAAAQGVEPEALHAPLVAEAKGARA from the coding sequence ATGAGCAAGGTTGTGTTGCCAACCAAAGGTCCGCTGCTGAGCGGCAAGGGCTGGACAGCCTTCTTCGTCGCGCTGATCGTGGTGTGCGCGGTGGCGCCGGTGCTCAACATCGTGGTGCCGGCCGGCAGCCCGCTGCACATGAGCGACTACGCGGTGGCGCTGGTCGGCAAGATCATGTGCTACGCGATCTGCGCGCTGGCCATGGACCTGATCTGGGGCTACACCGGCATCCTCTCGCTGGGCCATGGCCTCTTCTTCGCGCTCGGCGGCTACATGATGGGCATGTACCTGATGCGCCAGATCGGCCGCGACGGCAACTACAAGAGCGACCTGCCGGACTTCATGGTGTTCCTCGACTGGAAGACGCTGCCCTGGCACTGGACCTTCAGCGACAGCTTCATTGCGACGCTGGTGCTGATCGTCGCGGTGCCGGGCCTGATTGCCTTCGTGTTCGGCTTCTTCGCCTTCCGCTCGCGCATCAAGGGCGTGTATTTCTCGATCATCACGCAGGCCATGACCTTCGCGGCCATGCTGCTGTTCTTCCGCAACGAGACCGGCTTCGGCGGCAACAACGGCTTCACCGATTTCAAGCGCATCCTGGGTATTCCGATCGCCACGCAGGAAATGCGCATGACGCTGTTCGCGCTCACCGGCCTCACGCTGCTGGGCTTCTTCCTGTTTGCCAGGTGGCTCATCGGCAGCAAGTTCGGCCGCGTGCTGCAGGCCATCCGCGACGCCGAAACGCGCGTGATGTTCTCGGGCTACAACCCGCTGCCGTACAAGCTCACGATCTGGGTCATCTCGGCTGTGATGTGCGGCGTGGCCGGTGCGCTGTACGTGCCGCAGGTGGGCATCATCAACCCGGGCGAGATGAGCGCGGCCAATTCCATCGAGATTGCGATCTGGGCTGCGGTGGGCGGGCGCGCCACGCTGATCGGTCCGATCATCGGCGCCTTCATCGTCAACGGCGCGAAGAGCTGGCTCACGGTGGCCTACCCCGAGTACTGGCTGTACTTCCTGGGGGCCTTGTTCATTGCTGTCACGCTGTTCCTGCCGAACGGCATCGTGGGCCTGGTGCGCAAGTGGCTCTCGAGGGAGAAGGCGCCGGCCGGCGTGAGCGCCGGCCGTGCAGAAGCACAGCGTGCCATGGCCGCCGCGCAAGGCGTGGAGCCGGAGGCGCTGCACGCGCCGCTGGTGGCCGAAGCGAAGGGAGCGCGCGCATGA
- the urtD gene encoding urea ABC transporter ATP-binding protein UrtD, giving the protein MTPDLMEAGAERAARAHGVPYVSSSTESGGRAADFGRIATPGEVDVTHGRILYLEDVSVSFDGFKAINKLSLDIAPGELRCIIGPNGAGKTTMMDIITGKTRPDEGTVFFGSTIDLLRHREADIAQLGIGRKFQKPTVFEHLTVFENLELALKTNKGVRASMLFRLDSAQSDRLAEVLQTIHLADSVSRLAGNLSHGQKQWLEIGMLLMQDPKLLLLDEPVAGMTDEETARTAELFLTLKGKHSLMVVEHDMSFIRTISEIVTVLCDGSVLAQGTLDEVQADERVIEVYLGR; this is encoded by the coding sequence ATGACGCCCGACCTGATGGAAGCTGGCGCGGAGCGCGCGGCGCGCGCCCACGGCGTTCCCTATGTGAGCAGCAGCACCGAGTCGGGCGGCCGCGCCGCGGACTTCGGCCGCATCGCCACGCCGGGCGAGGTGGACGTGACGCACGGCCGCATCCTCTACCTCGAAGACGTGAGCGTGAGCTTCGACGGCTTCAAGGCCATCAACAAGCTCTCGCTCGACATTGCGCCGGGTGAGCTGCGCTGCATCATCGGCCCGAACGGCGCGGGCAAGACGACGATGATGGACATCATCACCGGCAAGACGCGGCCCGACGAGGGCACGGTGTTCTTCGGCAGCACCATCGACCTGCTGCGCCATCGCGAGGCCGACATCGCCCAGCTGGGCATCGGCCGCAAGTTCCAGAAGCCGACGGTGTTCGAGCATCTCACCGTGTTCGAGAACCTTGAACTCGCGCTCAAGACCAACAAGGGCGTTCGCGCCTCGATGCTGTTCAGGCTCGACTCGGCGCAGAGCGACCGGCTCGCCGAAGTGCTGCAGACCATTCACCTGGCCGACAGCGTGTCGCGCCTGGCCGGCAACCTGAGCCATGGCCAGAAGCAGTGGCTCGAGATCGGCATGCTGCTGATGCAGGACCCGAAGCTGCTGCTGCTCGACGAGCCCGTGGCCGGCATGACCGACGAGGAAACAGCGCGCACCGCCGAGTTGTTCCTTACGCTCAAGGGCAAGCACTCGCTGATGGTGGTGGAGCACGACATGAGCTTCATCCGCACCATTTCCGAGATCGTCACTGTCTTGTGCGACGGGTCTGTGTTGGCACAAGGCACGCTCGACGAAGTGCAAGCTGACGAGCGTGTGATCGAGGTTTACCTTGGGCGTTGA
- the urtE gene encoding urea ABC transporter ATP-binding subunit UrtE — protein sequence MLTVKNIHQYYGGSHILRDLSFEAKLGKVTVLLGRNGVGKTTLLKSLMGLVPIRSGSIELEGKPIHKATPYERARAGIGFVPQGREIFARLTVEENLRMGLAYKSGSTPIPSELFDLFPVLKQMINRRGGDLSGGQQQQLAIARVLAPKPKLLILDEPTEGIQPSIIKDIGRVIRMLADRGDMAIVLCEQYYDFAQELADDYLVMERGEVIARGLGKDMEAQGVRQLVAI from the coding sequence ATGCTGACAGTCAAGAACATCCACCAGTACTACGGCGGCTCCCACATCCTCCGCGACCTGAGCTTCGAGGCGAAACTCGGCAAGGTCACGGTATTGCTGGGCCGCAACGGCGTAGGCAAGACGACATTGCTCAAGTCGCTGATGGGCCTGGTCCCCATCAGGAGCGGCAGCATCGAGCTCGAAGGCAAGCCGATCCACAAGGCCACCCCTTATGAAAGGGCAAGGGCAGGCATCGGCTTCGTCCCTCAAGGCCGCGAAATCTTCGCCAGGCTCACCGTGGAAGAAAACCTGCGCATGGGCCTCGCCTACAAGAGCGGCAGCACGCCCATCCCGTCGGAATTGTTCGACCTGTTCCCCGTGCTCAAGCAGATGATCAACCGAAGAGGCGGCGATCTCTCCGGCGGGCAGCAGCAGCAGCTTGCGATCGCGCGCGTGCTGGCGCCCAAGCCCAAGCTGCTGATCCTCGACGAGCCGACAGAAGGCATCCAGCCCAGCATCATCAAGGACATCGGCCGCGTCATCCGCATGCTGGCCGACCGCGGCGACATGGCCATCGTGCTGTGCGAGCAGTACTACGACTTCGCCCAGGAACTGGCCGACGACTACCTCGTGATGGAGCGCGGCGAGGTCATTGCGCGCGGCCTCGGCAAGGACATGGAAGCCCAGGGCGTGCGCCAGCTCGTCGCGATCTGA
- a CDS encoding MFS transporter, producing MNASPPALDSADTDISVSSPAAAPVNFLRAVLALGVGGFAIGTGEFVIMGLLPEVASDIAVSIPQAGHVISAYALGVVIGAPVLAVLAAGWRRRALLIALMAVFAAGNFASAMAPGYMSLNLLRFATGLPHGTYFGVAALVAATLAPPGRRARAVGLVMLGLTGATLVGVPIAAWLGQLFGWRAAFVFVGLIALVAVALLRRDIPDLAAPAGASPWRELGALRRKQVWFTLGIGAIGFGGMFSVFSYIKPTLIEVAGLPLGGVPFVLALFGLGMVTGNLVGSRLADKSLMRTIGGLLVYAALVLAMFSFAAHHVVTAAINVFLIGTTVAIGPALQIRLMDVAGDAQTLAAALNHSAFNMANALGAWLGGVAIAAGLGWTSTGWVGALLALAGVGVFAWALMSARASARPNNVACEGSAG from the coding sequence TTGAACGCCTCCCCACCCGCACTGGACAGCGCGGACACCGACATTTCCGTTTCATCTCCCGCTGCCGCGCCCGTCAACTTCCTGCGCGCCGTGCTCGCGCTCGGCGTCGGCGGCTTTGCCATCGGCACCGGCGAATTCGTGATCATGGGGCTGCTGCCCGAGGTCGCGAGCGACATCGCCGTCAGCATTCCGCAAGCCGGCCACGTCATCAGCGCCTATGCGCTCGGCGTGGTCATCGGCGCGCCCGTGCTCGCAGTGCTCGCCGCAGGCTGGCGCCGACGCGCTTTGCTGATCGCCCTCATGGCCGTGTTTGCCGCCGGCAACTTCGCCAGCGCGATGGCGCCGGGCTACATGTCGCTTAACCTGCTGCGCTTTGCGACCGGGCTGCCGCACGGCACCTACTTCGGCGTTGCCGCGCTCGTGGCGGCCACGCTCGCGCCGCCCGGGCGCCGCGCGCGCGCCGTGGGCCTCGTGATGCTGGGGCTCACCGGCGCCACGCTGGTCGGCGTGCCGATCGCGGCATGGCTCGGCCAGCTGTTCGGCTGGCGCGCGGCGTTCGTGTTCGTCGGACTCATCGCGCTGGTGGCCGTGGCGCTGCTGCGGCGCGACATCCCCGACCTGGCCGCCCCCGCGGGTGCCAGTCCCTGGCGCGAGCTCGGCGCGCTCAGGCGCAAGCAGGTGTGGTTCACGCTCGGCATCGGCGCCATCGGATTCGGCGGCATGTTCTCGGTGTTCAGCTACATCAAGCCCACGCTCATCGAAGTGGCCGGCCTGCCGCTGGGTGGCGTGCCCTTCGTGCTTGCGCTGTTCGGCCTCGGCATGGTCACCGGCAACCTCGTCGGCTCGCGCCTGGCCGACAAGTCGCTGATGCGCACCATCGGCGGCCTGCTGGTGTATGCGGCATTGGTGCTCGCGATGTTCTCGTTCGCCGCGCATCACGTGGTCACCGCGGCGATCAACGTGTTTCTCATCGGCACCACCGTGGCCATCGGCCCGGCGCTGCAGATCCGCCTGATGGACGTGGCCGGCGACGCGCAGACGCTCGCTGCCGCGCTCAACCATTCCGCCTTCAACATGGCCAATGCGCTGGGCGCCTGGCTCGGCGGCGTGGCCATTGCGGCCGGGCTGGGCTGGACCTCGACCGGGTGGGTGGGTGCGCTGCTCGCGCTGGCAGGCGTGGGCGTGTTCGCCTGGGCGCTGATGAGTGCACGGGCGAGCGCCCGGCCGAACAATGTGGCCTGCGAGGGCTCCGCCGGCTAG
- a CDS encoding sugar-binding transcriptional regulator — translation MADEDQVAVRVAWLYYMEGLTQDGIATRLGLTRLRVNRLLGEARESGLVSIKINSRHESCLRLEEELREACGLREAVIIPTPESPDLIPVLLGRTAGEYLSKHLETHRVRGLGVGWGATLREAIRHVAPGQWPNLHVNSMMGGLTRGLEINTFETASALAARLGAQCSYLAAPLYAGSARSRDTIVSQDVFKEAFGQIAANDVALLSVGDLSTRSLLVRYGLPKDVPVAGLRQAKAVGDIIGQFLDRHGKPVKHALNLRVVAPSLEELARIPTVIVASGGENKAPIIAAVLRAKLLSVLICDEQTARTALKLYRALAAQA, via the coding sequence ATGGCTGACGAAGATCAGGTGGCGGTGCGCGTGGCCTGGCTCTACTACATGGAGGGGCTCACGCAGGACGGCATCGCCACGAGGCTCGGCCTCACGCGGCTGCGCGTGAACCGCCTGCTGGGCGAGGCGCGCGAAAGCGGGCTCGTCAGCATCAAGATCAACTCGCGGCACGAGAGCTGCCTGCGGCTCGAGGAAGAGCTGCGCGAGGCGTGCGGCCTGCGCGAGGCGGTGATCATCCCCACGCCCGAGAGCCCCGATCTCATTCCGGTGCTGCTGGGCCGCACGGCCGGCGAATACCTGTCGAAGCATCTCGAGACGCACCGCGTGCGCGGCCTCGGCGTGGGCTGGGGCGCCACGCTGCGCGAAGCGATCCGCCACGTCGCGCCGGGGCAGTGGCCCAACCTGCACGTGAACTCCATGATGGGCGGCTTGACGCGCGGCCTGGAGATCAACACCTTCGAAACGGCCAGCGCACTGGCCGCGCGGCTGGGCGCGCAATGCAGCTACCTGGCGGCGCCCCTGTACGCGGGCAGCGCCAGGTCGCGCGACACCATCGTTTCACAAGATGTCTTCAAGGAAGCGTTCGGCCAGATCGCGGCCAACGACGTCGCGCTGCTGAGCGTGGGCGACCTGAGCACGCGCTCGCTGCTGGTGCGCTACGGCCTGCCCAAGGATGTGCCCGTGGCCGGGCTGCGGCAGGCCAAGGCGGTGGGCGACATCATCGGCCAGTTCCTCGACCGCCACGGCAAGCCGGTGAAGCATGCGCTGAACCTGCGCGTAGTCGCGCCCTCGCTCGAAGAGCTGGCGCGCATTCCCACGGTGATCGTCGCCTCGGGCGGCGAGAACAAGGCGCCGATCATTGCAGCGGTGCTGCGCGCAAAGCTGCTGTCGGTGCTGATCTGCGACGAGCAGACCGCGCGCACGGCGCTCAAGCTCTATCGGGCGCTGGCCGCGCAAGCCTGA
- a CDS encoding sn-glycerol-1-phosphate dehydrogenase: MSDNTSLLKAALRDAEVTKEVVVERAAAHALPGVLRRAAPGARWMIVADDTTWDIAGQAAQALLEAQGIALAPPLMLPARPRLKPRVAASATIARKLAVHDLVPLAVGSGVVNDLVKHAAMLAGKPYVCFATAASMDGYAASGAALLDEDGFKRTLACPPPVAVLADLDVLGAAPARMTAWGYGDLAGKTVAGADWLLADALGIEPLSRRPFDMVQAHLRGWLGAPGRLAAREPEAMGDLMAGLLVSGFAMQAHGNSRPASGSDHQFSHLWEMENLQAGGEPAAHGACVGVGCVAMLALYEWLLARPDTALASAAGQAEDGYDDAALSREIDAAFDREEFRTAARGEMTAKRAAGGRRARIEGFAGVWPVLRGQLASQLIGANDMQQRLRTLGAAAHPRDLGIAGARLAADYRRARLIRRRYTLLDLLDDIGWLDAAISDLFSPGGFWAA, encoded by the coding sequence ATGAGCGACAACACATCCTTGCTGAAAGCCGCATTGCGCGACGCCGAGGTCACGAAAGAGGTGGTTGTCGAGCGTGCCGCGGCGCATGCGCTGCCCGGCGTCCTGCGGCGCGCGGCGCCCGGTGCGCGCTGGATGATCGTGGCCGACGACACCACGTGGGACATCGCGGGCCAGGCGGCGCAGGCGCTGCTGGAGGCGCAGGGCATCGCGCTTGCGCCGCCCCTGATGCTGCCCGCGCGCCCCCGGCTCAAGCCGCGCGTGGCGGCCTCGGCCACCATCGCGCGCAAGCTCGCCGTGCACGACCTGGTGCCGTTGGCCGTGGGTTCCGGTGTTGTCAACGACCTCGTCAAGCATGCGGCAATGCTCGCTGGCAAGCCGTATGTCTGTTTCGCCACCGCGGCCTCGATGGACGGCTACGCCGCCTCCGGCGCGGCGCTGCTCGACGAAGACGGCTTCAAGCGCACGCTGGCCTGCCCGCCGCCCGTGGCAGTGCTGGCCGACCTCGACGTGCTCGGCGCGGCGCCCGCGCGCATGACGGCCTGGGGCTACGGCGATCTTGCCGGCAAGACCGTGGCCGGTGCCGACTGGCTGCTGGCCGATGCGCTCGGCATCGAGCCCTTGAGCCGCCGGCCCTTCGACATGGTGCAGGCGCACCTGCGCGGATGGCTCGGCGCACCCGGCCGGCTCGCCGCGCGCGAGCCTGAAGCCATGGGCGACCTGATGGCCGGCCTCCTGGTCAGCGGCTTCGCCATGCAGGCCCACGGCAACTCGCGCCCGGCCAGCGGCAGCGACCACCAGTTCTCCCACCTGTGGGAGATGGAGAACCTGCAGGCCGGCGGCGAGCCCGCCGCGCACGGCGCCTGCGTGGGCGTTGGCTGCGTCGCCATGCTGGCGCTGTACGAATGGCTGCTGGCCCGGCCCGACACCGCGCTCGCATCGGCCGCCGGGCAGGCAGAGGATGGCTACGACGACGCCGCACTCTCGCGCGAGATCGACGCCGCATTCGACCGCGAAGAATTCCGCACCGCCGCACGCGGCGAGATGACGGCCAAGCGCGCGGCTGGCGGCCGCCGCGCGCGCATCGAGGGCTTCGCAGGCGTCTGGCCCGTGCTGCGCGGCCAACTTGCCAGCCAGCTCATCGGCGCCAACGACATGCAGCAGCGCCTGCGCACCCTCGGCGCCGCCGCGCACCCGCGCGACCTCGGCATCGCGGGCGCGCGCCTCGCCGCCGACTACCGCCGCGCACGCCTCATCCGGCGGCGCTACACATTGCTCGACCTGCTCGACGACATCGGCTGGCTCGATGCCGCGATCAGCGATCTCTTCAGCCCCGGCGGCTTCTGGGCTGCCTGA
- a CDS encoding extracellular solute-binding protein, whose translation MNFNRRNALATLAFSSALWLAGAAPAAAEPVQIQWWHAMGGALGERVDELVKNFNASQQKYAVSAVYKGNYDEVINGTIAAYRAKRAPALVQIYERGFMTMLLSDATMPVQDLLDQRGYKVDWADFVKPVAGFYSYKGKLMTMPFNSSSPILWYNKAHFEKAGFAKPAETWQELEKQLYAIKQKGISACGSVLAGDYHWSLLENYSAINDLPYATKANGYQGLDTEFVYNKTSVVSQVARIKKWIDDDVMQIAGQGLSPEQLFTSGKCSTYFASTAAHSGIERESKIDWSATYLPWEDGKQPRNSTIGGASLWVMKGQKPAEYEAVAAFLDYLAKPETQFWWVKATGYVPLTNKAYQLAKSQGYYKDHATREIAILQLTRGTPTANSTGFHFGNFTQTMMAQRDEFQNVVAGKKTPQVAMDDAVKRGNEILRQYEKLNKGRY comes from the coding sequence ATGAACTTCAACCGACGCAACGCCCTGGCCACGCTGGCCTTTTCCTCCGCGCTCTGGCTGGCCGGTGCCGCGCCGGCCGCGGCCGAGCCCGTGCAGATCCAGTGGTGGCATGCCATGGGCGGCGCACTCGGCGAGCGGGTCGATGAACTCGTGAAGAACTTCAACGCCTCGCAGCAGAAGTACGCCGTGTCGGCCGTCTACAAGGGCAACTACGACGAGGTCATCAACGGCACCATCGCCGCCTACCGCGCCAAGCGTGCGCCGGCGCTCGTGCAGATCTACGAGCGCGGCTTCATGACCATGCTGCTGTCGGACGCGACGATGCCGGTGCAGGACCTGCTCGACCAGCGCGGCTACAAGGTCGACTGGGCCGATTTCGTGAAGCCCGTGGCCGGCTTCTATAGCTACAAGGGCAAGCTGATGACCATGCCCTTCAACTCGTCTTCGCCCATCCTCTGGTACAACAAGGCGCACTTCGAGAAGGCCGGCTTCGCCAAGCCCGCCGAGACCTGGCAGGAGCTGGAGAAGCAGCTCTACGCCATCAAGCAGAAGGGCATCTCGGCCTGCGGCTCGGTGCTCGCGGGCGACTACCACTGGAGCCTGCTCGAGAACTACAGCGCCATCAACGACCTGCCCTATGCCACCAAGGCCAACGGCTACCAGGGGCTGGACACCGAGTTCGTCTACAACAAGACATCGGTCGTCTCGCAGGTCGCACGCATCAAGAAATGGATCGACGACGACGTGATGCAGATCGCCGGCCAGGGCCTGAGCCCCGAGCAGCTCTTCACATCGGGCAAGTGCTCCACCTACTTTGCCTCGACCGCCGCGCACAGCGGCATCGAACGGGAGTCCAAGATCGACTGGAGCGCCACCTACCTGCCGTGGGAGGATGGCAAGCAGCCCAGGAACAGCACCATCGGCGGCGCGTCGCTGTGGGTCATGAAGGGCCAGAAGCCCGCCGAGTACGAGGCCGTGGCCGCCTTCCTCGACTACCTCGCCAAGCCCGAGACGCAGTTCTGGTGGGTCAAGGCCACGGGCTATGTGCCGCTGACCAACAAGGCCTACCAGCTGGCCAAGTCGCAGGGCTACTACAAGGACCATGCAACGCGCGAGATCGCGATCCTGCAGCTCACGCGCGGCACGCCCACGGCCAACTCCACGGGCTTTCACTTCGGCAACTTCACGCAGACCATGATGGCGCAGCGCGACGAGTTCCAGAACGTGGTGGCCGGCAAGAAGACGCCACAGGTGGCCATGGACGATGCCGTCAAGCGCGGCAACGAGATCCTGCGGCAGTACGAGAAGCTCAACAAGGGCCGCTACTGA